One Pseudonocardia abyssalis DNA segment encodes these proteins:
- a CDS encoding class I SAM-dependent methyltransferase, which yields MGSAARRWAQLQEGRGIPREILAQAPSPPWLHDPSYFVAPEVPVDTPSRAAGLDLLGAGGSVLDVGAGGGDASLALACAVTHITANDQQADMLETFAAAATARGIPFRTVHGRWPDAAAEAGTADVVVSNHVLHNVVDLPPFLLALTAAARRGVVVEMLAEHPMAWLDGLWVGFHGLHRPPPATTDDAVAVLRELGITPHVRHWERRTPPKQDPGWVTRRLCLPADREPDVAAALAATPPRPRHAATLTWEASS from the coding sequence ATGGGGAGCGCGGCGCGGCGGTGGGCGCAGTTGCAGGAGGGCCGGGGGATCCCGCGGGAGATCCTCGCGCAGGCGCCCTCCCCGCCCTGGCTGCACGATCCCTCCTACTTCGTCGCGCCGGAGGTACCGGTCGACACCCCGTCGCGCGCGGCCGGCCTGGATCTCCTCGGCGCGGGCGGCTCCGTCCTCGACGTCGGTGCGGGCGGCGGCGACGCCTCCCTCGCGCTCGCCTGCGCCGTCACCCACATCACCGCGAACGACCAGCAGGCCGACATGCTGGAGACCTTCGCCGCGGCCGCGACGGCCCGCGGCATCCCGTTCCGCACCGTCCACGGCCGCTGGCCCGACGCCGCGGCCGAGGCCGGCACCGCCGACGTGGTGGTGAGCAACCACGTGCTGCACAACGTCGTCGACCTGCCGCCGTTCCTGCTCGCGCTCACCGCGGCCGCGCGCCGCGGGGTCGTCGTCGAGATGCTCGCCGAGCATCCGATGGCCTGGCTCGACGGGCTGTGGGTCGGCTTCCACGGCCTGCACCGCCCGCCGCCCGCCACCACCGACGACGCCGTCGCCGTGCTCCGCGAGCTCGGGATCACCCCGCACGTGCGGCACTGGGAGCGACGGACCCCACCGAAGCAGGACCCCGGTTGGGTGACGCGGCGGCTGTGCCTGCCCGCGGACCGCGAGCCCGACGTCGCCGCCGCCCTGGCCGCCACTCCGCCCCGTCCGCGGCACGCCGCCACGCTCACCTGGGAGGCGAGTAGTTAG
- a CDS encoding cell division protein SepF, with translation MSAMYRLKAYFGMVPAEELADYADEPTERYAAPRRGRDYAEDRWDDRFSYADDDEPAARPEPVRAEREWDRRPVRAVTPDRDARSGLSGLGAGATRGALAIDPDSVLREPVRLPVPPSPQVVPEQRDRGAAALNRITTLQPRSYKEARTIGEHYRDGQPVIINLTELDAADAKRLVDFAAGLAFALRGSIDKVTNRVFLLTPADVEVSADDARKLAERGIFRQD, from the coding sequence ATGAGCGCGATGTACCGGCTCAAGGCCTACTTCGGGATGGTTCCGGCGGAGGAACTCGCCGACTACGCCGACGAGCCCACGGAGCGCTACGCCGCCCCCCGTCGGGGCCGGGACTACGCCGAGGACCGGTGGGACGACCGCTTCTCCTACGCCGACGACGACGAGCCCGCCGCCCGGCCTGAGCCGGTCCGTGCCGAGCGCGAGTGGGACCGTCGTCCCGTCCGTGCGGTGACGCCCGACCGGGACGCCCGCAGCGGCCTCTCCGGCCTCGGAGCGGGGGCCACACGCGGCGCGCTGGCCATCGATCCCGACTCGGTGCTGCGGGAGCCCGTGCGGCTGCCCGTGCCGCCGTCTCCGCAGGTCGTGCCGGAGCAGCGGGATCGCGGAGCGGCCGCGCTGAACCGCATCACGACGCTCCAGCCGCGCAGCTACAAGGAAGCGCGGACGATCGGCGAGCACTACCGCGACGGCCAGCCGGTGATCATCAACCTCACCGAGCTGGACGCCGCGGACGCCAAGCGGCTCGTCGACTTCGCCGCCGGCCTGGCGTTCGCGCTGCGCGGCTCGATCGACAAGGTCACGAACCGGGTCTTCCTTCTCACACCCGCCGACGTCGAGGTCTCGGCCGACGACGCCCGGAAGCTCGCAGAACGCGGGATCTTCCGTCAGGATTGA
- the pgeF gene encoding peptidoglycan editing factor PgeF, whose product MTPRVRRVVTTRAGGRSTGRFARFNLSTGVDDDPAAVAANRARVARELGVPVVYLQQVHGTRVETVDAVPAAGAPDVPDTDAVVTAVPGVGIAVLAADCVPVLLADPRAGIVGAAHAGRVGAAAGVLPAVVEAMVALGARVGDVEVLLGPAVCGGCYEVPAAMAAEVDAALPGSAVRTRTGTAGLDLRAGLHHQLTALGVARIGGDPRCTMETRDLFSHRRDAPTGRQAAITWLDPLPSVRS is encoded by the coding sequence GTGACCCCGCGCGTGCGGCGGGTCGTCACCACGCGCGCCGGCGGACGGTCGACCGGCCGCTTCGCCCGGTTCAACCTGTCCACCGGCGTCGACGACGACCCGGCCGCCGTCGCGGCGAACCGGGCGCGGGTCGCCCGCGAGCTCGGGGTCCCGGTCGTCTATCTGCAGCAGGTGCACGGCACCCGCGTCGAGACCGTCGACGCCGTACCGGCCGCCGGTGCGCCGGACGTCCCGGACACCGACGCCGTGGTCACCGCGGTGCCCGGCGTCGGGATCGCGGTGCTGGCGGCCGACTGCGTGCCCGTCCTGCTCGCCGACCCCCGCGCCGGGATCGTCGGCGCGGCCCACGCCGGGCGCGTCGGGGCCGCGGCGGGGGTGCTGCCGGCCGTCGTCGAGGCGATGGTGGCGCTCGGTGCGCGCGTCGGGGACGTCGAGGTGCTGCTCGGGCCCGCCGTCTGCGGAGGCTGCTACGAGGTGCCCGCCGCGATGGCCGCCGAGGTCGACGCCGCGCTGCCCGGCAGCGCCGTCCGGACCCGCACGGGCACGGCCGGGCTGGACCTTCGTGCCGGCCTTCACCACCAGCTCACCGCGCTCGGCGTCGCCCGCATCGGCGGGGACCCGCGCTGCACGATGGAGACCCGCGACCTGTTCAGCCACCGCCGCGACGCCCCCACCGGGCGGCAGGCGGCCATCACGTGGCTGGACCCCCTGCCTTCGGTGAGGTCCTGA
- the wag31 gene encoding DivIVA-like cell division protein Wag31: protein MPLTPADVHNVAFSKPPIGKRGYNEDEVDAFLDLVEAELARLIEENEDLREQVSELEQRLGNAQADLEEARSRPPAAVSAPVSPPTQQIQRQVEPPPMRPPMEPQRSMSAPPPQMAEPGDQGGDHHVQVAKVLSMAQEMAERLTAEAKSEADSMLSDARTKSEQLLSEARTKSDGLVNDARSRAETMLNDARTRAETLERQSRDKAATLVGDAERKQNEIIGSITREKTVLEKKIDELRTFEREYRTRLKTYLESQLRDLEGRGSAAPTDGRNTRDGGYAATGYGQRADAGS from the coding sequence ATGCCGCTGACACCCGCCGACGTTCACAACGTCGCGTTCAGCAAACCCCCTATCGGGAAGAGGGGGTACAACGAGGACGAGGTCGACGCGTTCCTCGACCTTGTCGAGGCCGAGTTGGCCCGACTGATCGAGGAGAACGAGGACCTGCGCGAACAGGTCTCGGAGCTCGAGCAGCGACTCGGGAACGCACAGGCCGACCTGGAGGAGGCGCGGTCGCGCCCGCCTGCCGCTGTCTCTGCGCCGGTGTCCCCACCGACGCAGCAGATCCAGCGCCAGGTGGAGCCGCCGCCGATGCGCCCGCCCATGGAGCCCCAGCGCTCCATGTCGGCGCCGCCTCCGCAGATGGCCGAACCCGGCGACCAGGGTGGTGACCACCACGTACAGGTCGCCAAGGTGCTGTCGATGGCCCAGGAGATGGCCGAGCGGCTCACCGCCGAGGCCAAGTCCGAGGCCGACTCCATGCTCAGCGACGCCCGGACCAAGTCCGAGCAGCTGCTGTCGGAGGCCCGGACCAAGTCCGACGGCCTCGTCAACGACGCCCGTTCGCGGGCGGAGACGATGCTGAACGACGCCCGGACCAGGGCGGAGACCCTGGAGCGCCAGTCGCGCGACAAGGCCGCCACGCTGGTCGGTGACGCCGAACGCAAGCAGAACGAGATCATCGGCAGCATCACCCGCGAGAAGACGGTGCTCGAGAAGAAGATCGACGAGCTCCGCACCTTCGAGCGCGAGTACCGCACCCGCCTGAAGACCTACCTGGAGTCCCAGCTCAGGGACCTGGAGGGTCGTGGCTCCGCTGCGCCGACCGACGGTCGGAACACGCGGGACGGTGGCTACGCGGCCACCGGGTACGGTCAGCGCGCCGACGCGGGTAGCTGA
- a CDS encoding potassium/proton antiporter gives MPDLEILLGIAAAVVLIGVLAVRVSVRVGLPSLLLYLGIGVLLGESVLGIEFSDALLTESIGLAALVLILIEGGLTTRWDAVKPSLGVGIALSTVAVIVSIGVVGVSLHVLLDLEWRTAFLWGAVLSSTDAAAVFSVLRGVGVSRRLAGALELESGMNDAPVVLAVLLLATEDPITWLTPILVVYELGAGAAIGVLLGLGGAWALRRAALPSTGLYPLAAIAVCVLAYSSGQLAHASGLLATYVCALVLGNSELPHRGGVQSFAEGTGWLAQIGLFVLLGLYATPSRLLDALVPALIAGLVLLLAARPLSVLAAATPFRVPWREQAFLSWSGLRGAVPIVLALIALTEGAPGAEMLVDVVFVLVVVLTLLQGTTLPAVARLLGVTQTVETQDIEVDAAPLDELGADLIQVRVPVGSRLRGVYLSELRLPTGAVVSLVVRDGQAFTPNGETRLRERDQLLVIATSGARHAAEERIRAVDAGGRLARWRGSTPR, from the coding sequence ATGCCCGATCTGGAGATCCTTCTCGGCATCGCGGCCGCGGTCGTGCTCATCGGCGTGCTGGCCGTGCGGGTCTCCGTACGGGTGGGTCTGCCGTCGCTGCTGCTCTACCTCGGCATCGGGGTGCTGCTCGGCGAGTCCGTGCTGGGCATCGAGTTCTCCGACGCCCTGTTGACGGAGTCGATCGGGCTCGCGGCACTGGTCCTCATCCTCATCGAGGGCGGTCTGACGACCCGGTGGGACGCCGTGAAGCCCTCGCTCGGCGTCGGGATCGCGCTGTCGACGGTGGCGGTGATCGTCAGCATCGGCGTGGTCGGGGTGTCGCTGCACGTGCTCCTGGACCTGGAGTGGCGGACCGCGTTCCTCTGGGGGGCCGTGCTGTCGTCGACGGACGCGGCGGCGGTGTTCAGCGTGCTGCGCGGCGTCGGGGTCTCGCGACGCCTGGCCGGGGCGCTGGAGCTGGAGTCCGGCATGAACGACGCGCCGGTCGTGCTCGCCGTGCTGCTGCTCGCCACCGAGGACCCGATCACCTGGCTGACGCCGATCCTGGTCGTCTACGAGCTGGGCGCCGGGGCCGCGATAGGGGTGCTGCTCGGGCTCGGCGGGGCGTGGGCGCTGCGCCGGGCCGCGCTGCCGTCGACGGGCCTCTACCCGTTGGCCGCGATCGCCGTCTGCGTGCTCGCCTACTCCAGCGGGCAGCTCGCGCACGCCTCCGGCCTGCTCGCCACGTACGTCTGCGCACTCGTGCTCGGCAACTCCGAGCTGCCCCACCGCGGGGGCGTGCAGTCCTTCGCGGAGGGCACCGGCTGGCTCGCGCAGATCGGGCTGTTCGTGCTGCTCGGCCTGTACGCCACGCCGTCGCGGCTGCTCGACGCCCTCGTCCCCGCCCTGATCGCCGGGTTGGTGCTGCTGCTGGCGGCCCGGCCGTTGTCGGTGCTCGCGGCGGCCACGCCGTTCCGGGTGCCGTGGCGGGAGCAGGCGTTCCTGTCCTGGTCGGGGCTGCGCGGGGCGGTGCCGATCGTGCTCGCGCTCATCGCGCTGACGGAGGGGGCGCCGGGCGCGGAGATGCTCGTCGACGTCGTGTTCGTCCTCGTCGTCGTGCTGACGCTGCTGCAGGGCACCACGCTGCCCGCCGTCGCTCGGCTGCTCGGCGTCACCCAGACCGTCGAGACACAGGACATCGAGGTCGACGCCGCCCCGCTCGATGAGTTGGGGGCCGACCTCATCCAGGTGCGCGTCCCGGTCGGGTCGCGGCTGCGCGGGGTGTACCTGAGCGAGCTGCGGCTGCCGACGGGCGCCGTCGTCAGCCTCGTCGTGCGGGACGGGCAGGCGTTCACACCGAACGGCGAGACGCGGCTGCGCGAGCGCGACCAGCTCCTCGTCATCG
- a CDS encoding YggS family pyridoxal phosphate-dependent enzyme, with product MSDERRAELTERLAAVRARIADACAAAGRSPDDVALLAVTKTVPASDVTILMDLGLTAFGENRVQEAGAKVDEVAATHPGARWHLVGGLQRNKARAAVRWADRVESLDSVRLADALDAAVRRAQEAGDRSDALPVLLQFSVDGDPERGGVAPDGLLPLAEHVAGCAGLRLDGLMAVAPLGMDTERAFSSVAAAAGRLRSAFPQARTLSAGMSGDLDVAISHGSDVVRVGTALVGDRRITSR from the coding sequence ATGAGCGACGAGCGCCGCGCGGAGCTGACGGAGCGTCTCGCCGCCGTCCGTGCCCGGATCGCCGACGCCTGTGCGGCGGCGGGCCGCTCGCCCGACGACGTCGCGCTGCTCGCCGTGACCAAGACGGTGCCCGCGTCCGACGTCACGATCCTCATGGACCTCGGGCTCACCGCGTTCGGCGAGAACCGGGTGCAGGAGGCGGGGGCCAAGGTCGACGAGGTCGCGGCGACGCACCCCGGGGCCCGGTGGCACCTCGTCGGCGGATTGCAGCGGAACAAGGCACGTGCCGCGGTGCGCTGGGCGGACCGGGTGGAGTCGCTGGACTCCGTGCGGCTCGCCGACGCCCTCGACGCCGCCGTCCGGCGCGCGCAGGAGGCCGGTGACCGTTCCGACGCGTTGCCCGTACTGCTCCAGTTCAGCGTCGACGGGGACCCGGAACGGGGTGGAGTGGCCCCTGACGGGCTCCTGCCGCTCGCCGAACACGTCGCCGGGTGCGCCGGGCTGCGACTCGACGGTCTCATGGCGGTCGCCCCGCTCGGCATGGACACGGAGCGTGCCTTTTCGTCCGTCGCCGCGGCGGCCGGCCGGCTCAGATCGGCGTTTCCGCAGGCCAGGACGTTGTCGGCGGGCATGAGCGGTGACCTCGATGTCGCCATAAGTCACGGTTCGGACGTGGTGCGTGTCGGAACGGCCCTTGTGGGGGACAGACGGATAACCTCGCGGTGA
- the ileS gene encoding isoleucine--tRNA ligase yields MTGYPAVPPHPSFPELEREVLDFWSHDGTFVASVEARDAGENGANEFVFYDGPPFANGLPHYGHLLTGYVKDVVPRYRTMRGKRVERRFGWDTHGLPAEVEAEKQLGIKDKSEIDEMGVAAFNAACRESVLRYTDEWQAYVTRQARWVDFDNDYKTLDLDYMESVMWAFKTLWDKGLVYSGFRVLWYCWHDGTPLSATETKMDDVYQDRQDPAVTVGLRLAAPGSDLDGALALIWTTTPWTLPSNLAMAVNSDVDYALVSANGERYLLAAARVAAYARELGEEPELLGTYRGSDLVGLSYTPPFDFFAGWENAHVVLAADYVTTDDGTGIVHIAPAFGEEDKVVTDAAGIEAVVPVDSKGEFDARVAPYAGMQVFDANPQIIRDLRDGTAPFVHGVLLRHETYDHPYPHCWRCGNPLIQRAVDSWFVQVTAFRDRMVELNQQITWVPEHVKDGQFGKWLEGAHDWSISRNRYWGSPIPVWESDDPAYPRRDVYGSLDELERDFGVRPTDLHRPYVDELTRPNPDDPTGKSVMRRVPEVLDCWFESGSMPFAQVHYPFENRDWFEHHYPGDFIVEYNGQTRGWFYTLHVLATALFDRPAFRDCVAHGIVLGDDGTKMSKSRGNYPAVTEVFDRDGSDAMRWFLMSSPILRGGNLVVTEQGIREGVRQAILPLWNTWYFLSLYAAGHTPVTRTDSTNVLDRYVLAKTASLVDAVTAALDVHDIAGACEHVRDHAEVLTNWYVRRSRERFWDADADALDTLHTVLEVTARVAAPLLPLTTERIWQGLTGGRSVHLTDWPVSGELPHDDALVTAMDRVRQVASSALSLRKARKLRVRLPLARLTVAAADAEALAPFADVLRDEVNVKDVVLTTDVAAHGRFEIAVNARACGPRLGGDTQKVIRAVKAGEWEQAADGTVTAGGITLLDGEFSEKLVAADPEETLALPGSTGLVVLDTAVTPELAAEGTARDVVRVVQQARRDAGLDVSDRIALVLDAELAVLDAVRAHQAFVAGEVLAASVGYEAIGSPTLTGTVTGPDNTSTPLTVHLTRP; encoded by the coding sequence ATGACCGGCTACCCCGCCGTCCCCCCGCACCCGTCGTTCCCCGAGCTGGAGCGCGAGGTCCTCGACTTCTGGAGCCACGACGGCACGTTCGTCGCCTCGGTCGAGGCCCGCGACGCCGGGGAGAACGGCGCCAACGAGTTCGTCTTCTACGACGGCCCGCCCTTCGCCAACGGCCTCCCGCACTACGGCCACCTGCTCACCGGCTACGTCAAGGACGTCGTCCCGCGCTACCGCACGATGCGCGGCAAGCGCGTCGAGCGCCGCTTCGGGTGGGACACCCACGGCCTGCCCGCCGAGGTCGAGGCCGAGAAGCAGCTCGGGATCAAGGACAAGTCCGAGATCGACGAGATGGGCGTGGCCGCGTTCAACGCCGCCTGCCGCGAGTCCGTCCTGCGCTACACCGACGAGTGGCAGGCCTACGTCACCCGCCAGGCGCGCTGGGTCGACTTCGACAACGACTACAAGACGCTCGACCTGGACTACATGGAATCGGTCATGTGGGCCTTCAAGACCCTGTGGGACAAGGGTCTGGTCTACTCCGGGTTCCGCGTGCTCTGGTACTGCTGGCACGACGGCACCCCGCTCTCGGCCACCGAGACCAAGATGGACGACGTCTACCAGGACCGTCAGGACCCGGCCGTCACCGTCGGGCTGCGGCTCGCCGCGCCCGGGTCCGACCTGGACGGGGCGCTGGCCCTGATCTGGACCACGACCCCGTGGACGCTGCCGTCCAACCTGGCCATGGCGGTCAACTCCGACGTCGACTACGCGCTGGTGTCCGCGAACGGCGAGCGCTACCTGCTCGCCGCCGCCCGCGTCGCGGCCTACGCCCGCGAGCTGGGGGAGGAGCCGGAGCTGCTCGGCACCTACCGCGGCTCCGACCTCGTCGGCCTGTCCTACACCCCGCCGTTCGACTTCTTCGCCGGCTGGGAGAACGCCCACGTCGTCCTGGCCGCCGACTACGTCACCACCGACGACGGCACCGGGATCGTGCACATCGCCCCGGCGTTCGGTGAGGAGGACAAGGTCGTCACCGACGCGGCGGGGATCGAGGCCGTCGTCCCCGTCGATTCGAAGGGCGAGTTCGACGCGCGCGTGGCTCCGTACGCCGGGATGCAGGTGTTCGACGCCAACCCCCAGATCATCCGCGACCTCCGCGACGGCACGGCCCCGTTCGTCCACGGCGTCCTGCTGCGCCACGAGACCTACGACCACCCGTACCCGCACTGCTGGCGCTGTGGCAACCCGCTGATCCAGCGGGCCGTCGACTCGTGGTTCGTCCAGGTCACGGCGTTCCGCGACCGGATGGTGGAGCTCAACCAGCAGATCACCTGGGTGCCCGAGCACGTCAAGGACGGGCAGTTCGGCAAGTGGCTGGAGGGCGCCCACGACTGGTCGATCTCCCGCAACCGGTACTGGGGCTCGCCCATCCCGGTGTGGGAGTCCGACGACCCGGCCTACCCGCGCCGCGACGTCTACGGCTCGCTCGACGAGCTCGAGCGCGACTTCGGCGTGCGGCCGACCGATCTGCACCGCCCCTACGTCGACGAGCTCACCCGCCCCAACCCGGACGACCCCACCGGGAAGTCGGTCATGCGCCGGGTACCGGAGGTGCTCGACTGCTGGTTCGAGTCGGGCTCGATGCCGTTCGCGCAGGTGCACTACCCGTTCGAGAACCGCGACTGGTTCGAGCACCACTACCCGGGCGACTTCATCGTCGAGTACAACGGCCAGACCCGCGGCTGGTTCTACACGCTGCACGTGCTGGCCACGGCGCTGTTCGACCGTCCGGCGTTCCGCGACTGCGTCGCGCACGGGATCGTGCTGGGCGACGACGGCACGAAGATGAGCAAGTCGCGCGGCAACTACCCCGCGGTCACCGAGGTGTTCGACCGCGACGGCTCCGACGCCATGCGCTGGTTCCTCATGTCCAGCCCGATCCTGCGCGGCGGCAACCTCGTCGTCACCGAGCAGGGGATCCGCGAGGGCGTGCGCCAGGCGATCCTGCCGCTGTGGAACACGTGGTACTTCCTGTCGTTGTACGCGGCCGGGCACACCCCGGTCACGCGGACCGACTCGACGAACGTCCTGGACCGGTACGTGCTGGCCAAGACGGCGTCGCTGGTCGACGCGGTCACCGCGGCGCTCGACGTCCACGACATCGCCGGGGCGTGCGAGCACGTGCGCGACCACGCCGAGGTGCTCACGAACTGGTACGTGCGCCGCTCCCGCGAGCGGTTCTGGGACGCCGACGCCGACGCGCTCGACACCCTGCACACCGTGCTCGAGGTGACCGCGCGGGTCGCGGCGCCGCTGCTGCCGCTCACGACCGAGCGGATCTGGCAGGGGCTCACCGGCGGGCGGTCGGTGCACCTGACGGACTGGCCCGTGTCGGGCGAGCTCCCGCACGACGACGCCCTGGTCACGGCCATGGACCGGGTGCGGCAGGTGGCGTCGTCGGCGCTGTCGCTGCGCAAGGCCCGCAAGCTGCGGGTGCGGCTGCCCCTGGCCCGGCTCACCGTGGCGGCCGCCGACGCGGAGGCGCTCGCCCCGTTCGCCGACGTGCTGCGCGACGAGGTCAACGTCAAGGACGTGGTGCTGACGACGGACGTCGCCGCGCACGGTCGCTTCGAGATCGCCGTCAACGCCCGTGCCTGCGGGCCGCGCCTGGGTGGCGACACCCAGAAGGTGATCCGCGCGGTCAAGGCGGGGGAGTGGGAGCAGGCGGCCGACGGCACCGTCACCGCGGGCGGCATCACGCTGCTCGACGGGGAGTTCTCCGAGAAACTGGTGGCGGCGGATCCGGAAGAGACCCTCGCGCTCCCGGGCTCGACGGGGCTCGTGGTGCTCGACACCGCGGTCACCCCGGAGCTGGCGGCCGAGGGTACGGCCCGCGACGTCGTGCGGGTGGTGCAGCAGGCCCGCCGCGACGCCGGGCTCGACGTGTCCGACCGGATCGCGCTCGTCCTCGACGCCGAGCTCGCGGTCCTCGACGCCGTGCGCGCCCACCAGGCGTTCGTGGCGGGGGAGGTGCTGGCGGCCTCGGTCGGGTACGAGGCGATCGGGTCGCCGACCCTGACCGGCACGGTCACCGGCCCCGACAACACCTCGACCCCCCTGACGGTGCACCTGACCCGCCCCTGA
- a CDS encoding YggT family protein produces MPLVIQFILYYLLFFFWLLLIGRIVAELVRSFARQWVPAGPSAVALEMIFTATDPPVKLLRRVIPVVRIGGVGLDLSIMVLLLGVFILMSVAQP; encoded by the coding sequence GTGCCCCTCGTGATCCAGTTCATCCTCTACTACCTGCTGTTCTTCTTCTGGCTGCTGCTCATCGGCCGCATCGTGGCCGAGCTCGTGCGCAGCTTCGCGCGTCAGTGGGTACCGGCCGGGCCCAGTGCCGTCGCCCTGGAGATGATCTTCACCGCGACCGATCCCCCCGTGAAGTTGTTGCGGAGAGTGATCCCGGTCGTCCGGATAGGCGGCGTAGGACTGGACCTGTCGATTATGGTTCTCCTGCTGGGCGTGTTCATACTTATGAGCGTTGCCCAGCCGTAG